Part of the Pseudodesulfovibrio mercurii genome is shown below.
CTGGAAGGAGGTCCTGACCATCGACCCGGAGGCCAAGTCGCCCACCGGACAACCCGTGGCGGACATGGTTCAGGGACTGGAAAAATAGTTAAAGTCAAACATGAAGAAAAGGGAGACATGGTTGTCCATGCCTCCCTTTTTATTTGCTTTTTTATTGAAGGATTCGTGCGGGATCAGATGCCCGCGCCGTGCTCGAAGGACTGTTCCAGGGCCCGTGTCTGGACAATCTGCGCCCCGGCCGGGACGTCGCGCACGATCCAGACGTTGCCGCCGATGACCGCTTCGCGGCCGATGGTGATGCGGCCGAGGATGGTCGCCCCGGCGTAGATGATCACGTCGTCCTCCACGATGGGGTGGCGGGGCAGCCCCTTGATAAGCATCTCGTCCTCGCCCTTGGGGAAGGACTTGGCCCCCAGGGTCACGCCCTGGTACACGCGCACGTTGTCGCCGATGATGCAGGTCTCGCCGATGACCGTGCCGGTGCCGTGGTCGATGAAGAAGGACCGGCCGATGGTCGCGCCGGGGTGGATGTCGATGCCCGTGTCCGAGTGGGCCATCTCGCCGATGATCCGGGGGATGATGTCCACGCCGAGCTTGTACAGCTCGTGGGCGATGCGGTGGTTGGTCAGGGCCCGGATGGACGGGTAGCAGAATATGGTCTCCCCGTGTGTCTTGGCCGCGGGGTCGCCGATGTAGGCCGCCTCCACGTCGGACAGCAGGTACTCCCTGATCTCGGGCAGCCTGGTGATGAATTTCTTGGCAATGGTCTTGGCCCGCTTCTCGCAGTCGCTGCACCGCTCCGTGGTGGTGGCGTCGCAGACGAAGCAGTAGCCCCGGTTGATCTGGTCCGCGAGCTTGCGTTCCAGCTGGTCCAGGGTCGAGCCGATGTAGTAGGGCATGGTGTCCGGGGTGATCTCGGACGGGCCGAAATACCCCGGAAACAGGACGCAGCGCAGGTCCTCGACGATGCCGCGCAGAATCTCCACCGAGGGCATGGGGGCTTCGCCCGCCCGGCGGTGGGAACGCGGGCCCTTGTCTCCGGACTCCACGAGGAGCGCGACCACATCCGCCAATGTGTAGTCTTCACTGGTCATGGAATCTCCCTTTATTCGAAGAGCGGGGTGCTCAGGTACCGTTCGCCGGTGTCGCAGACGATGAAGACGATCATCTTGCCCGCGTTCTCCTTGCGCGCCGCCAGCTTGAGGGCCGCCGCGCAGTTGGCCCCGGACGAGATGCCGCAGAGGATGCCTTCCTCGCGCATGAGCCGCTTGGCGGTCTCCAGGGCCTCGTCGTTGGTGATGCGGACCACCTCGTCGATGATCTCCGTGTTCAGGGCCCCGGGCACGAAACCCGCGCCGATGCCCTGGATGGCGTGGGGGCCGGGCTCGCCGCCGGACAGGACCGGAGAGGCGTCGGGTTCCACGGCCACGGCCTTGACCGCGGGTTTGCGGGCCTTGAGGGCCTCGGCCACGCCGGTCAGGGTGCCGCCCGTGCCCACGCCGGCCACGAACAGGTCCACCTCGCCGTCGGTGTCCTCCCAGATCTCCAGCCCCGTGGTCCGGCGATGGGCCTCGGGGTTGGCTGGGTTGTCGAACTGCATGGGCATGAAGGCGTTGTCCGTCTCCCGGACGATCCGTTGCGCCCGGTCGATGGCCCCCTTCATGCCCTCGGCGGCCGGGGTCAGGATCAGCTCCGCGCCCAGCCCCTTGAGCAGCTTGCGCCGCTCCATGGACATGGACTCGGGCATGGTCAGGATGAGCTTCATCCCCTTGACGGCGCAGACAAAGGCCAGACCGATGCCGGTGTTGCCGCTGGTCGGCTCCACCAGGACCGTGTTCTCGTCGATGGTCCCGTTTTTCAGGGCGGTCTCGATCATGTTCCGGCCGATGCGGTCCTTGACCGAGCCGCACGGGTTGTAGAATTCCAGTTTGGCGACCACCTCGGCCTTGAGCCCGGCGGACAGCCTGTTCAGGCGGACCATGGGCGTGCGCCCGATGAGATCCGTCATGTTGTCGGCAATGTTCATGGCTACTCCGAAAAGCTTTTGGTGCAGGCCGGGGCCTGCTTTTCCGCCGAGAACGGCGAGAGCTTGCGCAGGTTTTCGATGATCGGCGGCAGGGTCTTGACCACGAAGTCGATCTCCTCCTCGGTGTTGAACCGGCTCAGGGAGAAACGGATGGACCCGTGGGCGAAGGTGAAGGGCACGCCCATGGCGCGGAGCACGTGGGACGGCTCCAGGGAGCCCGAGGTGCAGGCCGAGCCGGAGCTGGCCGCGATGCCCACCTGGTCCATCATCAGCAGGATGGCCTCGCCCTCGACGTAGCCGAAGGAGATGTTCGTGGTGTTGGGCAGACGGTGTTCCGGGTCGCCGTTGAGCTTGGTGTCCGGGATGGCCTTGAGCAGGCCGGTCTCCAGCCTGTCGCGCAGCCTCTTCACCTCGGTGTTCTCCTCGACCATGTGTTCGCGGGCCAGTTCGCAGGCCTTGCCCAGGGCGATGATGCCCGTGGTGTTCTCGGTGCCCGCGCGGCGGCTGCGCTCCTGGTGCCCGCCGATGAGGAACGGGCGGAAGGGCAGGCGCCTGCGCACGAAGAGCGCGCCCACACCCTTGGGGGCGTGCAGCTTGTGCCCGGACAGGGAGAGCATGTCCACCGGCACCCTGGACAGGTCTATGTCCACCTTGCCCACGGCCTGGACCGCGTCGGTGTGGAAGAACACGTCGTGTTCCTTGGCGATCTTGGCCATCTCCTCGATGGGATGGATGTTGCCTGTCTCGTTGTTGGCCCACATGACCGAGACGATGGCCGTGTCCGGCCTCAGGGCCGCCTTGTATTCCTCGATGTCGAGGCGGCCGAACTCGTCGGTGCCGAGGTAGGTGACCTCGTAGCCGTCCTTCTTTTCGAGGTATTTGCACAGGCTCAGAATGGCCGGGTGCTCCACGGCGGTGGTGATGATGTGGCGCCGGTCGGGCCGGGCGGCCAAGGCCGAGCGGATGGCCGTGTTGTCGGACTCGGAGCCGCAGGAGGTGAAGATGATCTCCTCGGGCTCGCAGCCGAGTAGGGCCGCCACGGAGGCGCGCGCCTCCTTGAGCTTGACCCCCACCTGGCCGCCGAAGCGGTGCATGGAGGAGGGGTTGCCGTACAATTCGGTGAAATAGGGCTTCATGGCCTCGAACACGGCCGGGTCCACCTGCGTGGTGGCGTTGTTGTCCAGATAGATGGTCTGCATGATTATCCCTCCCGCACCTTCAGGCCGGGATCGACCTTTTCCCTGAGGGCGGTCTCCACCAGCCCTTCCAGGGTCGCCCGGCTGGACGGGCAGCCCGAGCACATGCCCAGGAAGCGGACGACCACGGCGTCGCGGTCGATGTCCACCAGTTCGATGTTGCCGCCGTCCGCCTTGAGCTTGGGCCGGACGTCCTCGTCGATGACCCGCTCGATGAGGTGCATGCGCTGGATGTTGGTCATGCCCTCGGCCGGGAAGGCGGGGGTCGCCGACGGAGTGGGGCAGACGCCCTCGCCGCGTGCCTCGGCCAGGAGCCGTTCCAGGTCCGGGATGCACTTGCCGCAGCCGCCGCCGGCCTTGGTGAAGTTGGTCACGTCCTCCACGGTCTTGAGGTCGTTGACCTTGATGGCCTCGAGGATCTCCTCGTCGAACACGCCGAAGCATTCACAGATGAGCTCGCCCTCGTGGGAGTGTTCGGCCTTGGACGGGGCCTCGCCGCGCATGTTTTTGATGGCCTGTTCCAGGGCCTCCTGGCCCATGACCGAGCAGTGCATCTTCTCGCGGGGCAGGCCGCCCAGGTATTCGGCGATGTCCTTGTTGGTAAGCTTTTCCGCCTCTTCCACGGTCTTGCCGATAATCAGCTCGGTCAGGGCGGAGCTGGAGGCGATGGCGCTGGCGCAGCCGAAGGTCTGGAACTTGGCGTCGGTGATCCTGCCGTCGTCGCCGACCTTAATGTACAGGGTCAGGGCGTCGCCGCAGGCCAGCGAGCCGACTTCGCCGATCCCGTCCGCGTCCTCAATGGTGCCCGCGTTGCGCGGATTCAGGAAATGGTCCTTAACTTTGTCGGTATATTCCCACATGTTGACTCCGAAATGGCTGAGTTCATCTGAACAGTTGTAACAAGTGCGATACGATCACATTCGTTTACAGTAAGTCCCGACGCGCCGACTGTAAAGGCTTGAGCGCGGATTAGAGGGACATGACCCCCGGAACCTGGGCCGCCTTTTCGTACACGGCCATGACTTCGTCCGCGGAACACATGGTCGAAGTCATCGTCACACTGGTATATTTTCCGGTCTTGGACTGGCGGAACGAGAGGGGCTCCGAGGCGAAGACCTCCTTGAAACGGTCCAGGCTTTCGGCCGGGACGATGAATTTGTAGACGTATGGACACGGCCATTGGTGGTGTTCGTCCAGGGTTTGCTTGAATTTTATCAATTTGTCGGACATAAGATTCTCCTGTCTCATGTATGATGGGGCGGCCGCGAGGGATTGTTCCCGGCACGCCGGACCATGGTGGAGCATAGCGCAAAGAGCCAACGATTCCAATAAAATGGTTTTTCATTCATGCGATTTATAACATCATTCCGGAATAAGCTGGGATATGGTCCATTCTGCGGTAGGGGCGCCGGAACCGTCCCGAGCCGAATCAAGGAAGGGAAATGAGTGAAATAGTAGACGTTCTCGTCGTGGACGACGAACGGATCAACCTCAAGCTGGTGGAGGGCATCCTGCGCGGGCAGGACCTCAACCTGGTCACGGCCATGTCCGGGGCGGAGGCCCTCAACCTGCTTCCGGACCACGACTTCGCCGTGGCCCTCCTGGACGTCATGATGCCCGGCATGGACGGCTTCGAGCTGGCCGAGCGGCTGCGCGGCTCCGAGGCCACCCGGAACATCCCGATCATCTTCATCACCGCCATCAGCAAGGAGCAGCGGCATGTCTTCCACGGCTACGAGCTGGGCGCGGTGGACTATCTGTTCAAGCCGGTGGAGCCGGAAATTCTGCGCGGCAAGACCAACATCTTCGCCGAACTGCACCGGCACAAGCGCTCCCTTATGGAGACCACCCGGCGGCTCGAGGCCACGGTGGCGGAGCTGGAGGCGTCCCGCGAGGCCCTGGCCCGGTCCGAGCAGCGCTACCGCATGGTCGCGGACTACAACTACGACTGGGAGAGCTGGATCGGCCCCAACGGCAGCCTCCGCTACATCTCGCCGTCCTGCGAGCGGATCAGCGGCTATTCGCCCCAGCGGTTCCTCGACGAGCCGGACCTGATGCAGCGCATCGTCCACCGCGAGGACCTGAACAAGTGGGTCCAGTTCATGCAGGACGACACCGTGGGCGACGAGGAGAGCCTGGATTTCCGCATCGGCGACATCAACGCCAAGACCAAGTGGCTGAGCCTGGTCCGCCACTCCATCTCTTCGGACAAGGGCGAGCCCCTGGGCCTCCGCCTGAGCATGCGCGACATCACCAACCGCAAGCTCGTGGAGAGCAAGCTCCAGCACAGCAACTTCCACGATCCCCTGACCGGCCTGCCCAACCGGACCCTGTTCCTGGAACGGCTCAACCGGGCGGCGGAGCGGTGCGCCCGCTCCGGTGAATTTTTCGCGGTCCTGTTCATCAACATGGACCGCTTCCAGGCGGTCAACGACCACTACGGGCACAGCGTGGGCGACAAGCTCATGGTCCGGATCGGGGTCAAGCTCCAGCAGACGGTCCGGCCCATCGACACCGTGGCCCGCTTCGGCAGCGACGAATTCGGCGTGCTCATCGAGGACATGCCCCGGCGCAGCGATGTCCGGCCCCTCATCCGCTTGATTTTCGATTCCTTCAGGGAGCCGGTGGAGGTGGACGGCATCACCTTCACCCTGTCCGCCAGCATAGGCTACGACGTCGGGGCCGGTACCGAGGTCGATACCGAGGAGGTCCTGCACAACGCCCAGGTGGCCATGAACGAGGCCAAGGAGGAGGGCAAGAACCGGGTCACGGCCTACGACAAGCGCATGCGCGAGGGCATGATCAACGTCCTGGCCGTGGAAAGCGAGCTCAACCGCGCCCTGGTGGCCGGCGAGTTTACGGCCCACTACCAGCCCATCGTCAACCTGGCCGACGGCAGCCTCTACGGGTTCGAGGCCCTGGCCCGCTGGAACCATCCCGAGCGCGGCCTGGTCAGTCCCGGCGAATTCATCCCCGTGGCCGAGGAGACCGGTCAGATCGTCACCCTGGGTTCCCAGATTCTGGAGGAGGCGTGCACGGCCATGCAGGAGTGGACCCGGCGGTATCCGGCGGCGGAGAACCTGACCATCGCCGTGAACATCTCGGCCAAACAGTTCGCCGAGAGTTCGCTGGCGGCCAACGTGGAGCGCGTTCTGAAGCGGACCGGCCTGCGTCCCGGCAGGCTCAAGCTCGAGATCACCGAGACCGTGGTCATGCTCGACGCGATCAAGTCGGTCAACCAGCTCAAGACCCTGAAGAACCTCGGCATCCTGCTGTCCATCGACGACTTCGGCACAGGCTACTCGTCCATGAGCTATCTCCAGCGGTTCCCCACGGACCAGCTCAAGATCGACCTGAGCTTCGTCCAGCGC
Proteins encoded:
- the epsC gene encoding serine O-acetyltransferase EpsC: MTSEDYTLADVVALLVESGDKGPRSHRRAGEAPMPSVEILRGIVEDLRCVLFPGYFGPSEITPDTMPYYIGSTLDQLERKLADQINRGYCFVCDATTTERCSDCEKRAKTIAKKFITRLPEIREYLLSDVEAAYIGDPAAKTHGETIFCYPSIRALTNHRIAHELYKLGVDIIPRIIGEMAHSDTGIDIHPGATIGRSFFIDHGTGTVIGETCIIGDNVRVYQGVTLGAKSFPKGEDEMLIKGLPRHPIVEDDVIIYAGATILGRITIGREAVIGGNVWIVRDVPAGAQIVQTRALEQSFEHGAGI
- the cysK gene encoding cysteine synthase A translates to MNIADNMTDLIGRTPMVRLNRLSAGLKAEVVAKLEFYNPCGSVKDRIGRNMIETALKNGTIDENTVLVEPTSGNTGIGLAFVCAVKGMKLILTMPESMSMERRKLLKGLGAELILTPAAEGMKGAIDRAQRIVRETDNAFMPMQFDNPANPEAHRRTTGLEIWEDTDGEVDLFVAGVGTGGTLTGVAEALKARKPAVKAVAVEPDASPVLSGGEPGPHAIQGIGAGFVPGALNTEIIDEVVRITNDEALETAKRLMREEGILCGISSGANCAAALKLAARKENAGKMIVFIVCDTGERYLSTPLFE
- the nifS gene encoding cysteine desulfurase NifS, which gives rise to MQTIYLDNNATTQVDPAVFEAMKPYFTELYGNPSSMHRFGGQVGVKLKEARASVAALLGCEPEEIIFTSCGSESDNTAIRSALAARPDRRHIITTAVEHPAILSLCKYLEKKDGYEVTYLGTDEFGRLDIEEYKAALRPDTAIVSVMWANNETGNIHPIEEMAKIAKEHDVFFHTDAVQAVGKVDIDLSRVPVDMLSLSGHKLHAPKGVGALFVRRRLPFRPFLIGGHQERSRRAGTENTTGIIALGKACELAREHMVEENTEVKRLRDRLETGLLKAIPDTKLNGDPEHRLPNTTNISFGYVEGEAILLMMDQVGIAASSGSACTSGSLEPSHVLRAMGVPFTFAHGSIRFSLSRFNTEEEIDFVVKTLPPIIENLRKLSPFSAEKQAPACTKSFSE
- the nifU gene encoding Fe-S cluster assembly protein NifU, which translates into the protein MWEYTDKVKDHFLNPRNAGTIEDADGIGEVGSLACGDALTLYIKVGDDGRITDAKFQTFGCASAIASSSALTELIIGKTVEEAEKLTNKDIAEYLGGLPREKMHCSVMGQEALEQAIKNMRGEAPSKAEHSHEGELICECFGVFDEEILEAIKVNDLKTVEDVTNFTKAGGGCGKCIPDLERLLAEARGEGVCPTPSATPAFPAEGMTNIQRMHLIERVIDEDVRPKLKADGGNIELVDIDRDAVVVRFLGMCSGCPSSRATLEGLVETALREKVDPGLKVREG
- a CDS encoding DUF493 family protein — protein: MSDKLIKFKQTLDEHHQWPCPYVYKFIVPAESLDRFKEVFASEPLSFRQSKTGKYTSVTMTSTMCSADEVMAVYEKAAQVPGVMSL
- a CDS encoding putative bifunctional diguanylate cyclase/phosphodiesterase, which codes for MSEIVDVLVVDDERINLKLVEGILRGQDLNLVTAMSGAEALNLLPDHDFAVALLDVMMPGMDGFELAERLRGSEATRNIPIIFITAISKEQRHVFHGYELGAVDYLFKPVEPEILRGKTNIFAELHRHKRSLMETTRRLEATVAELEASREALARSEQRYRMVADYNYDWESWIGPNGSLRYISPSCERISGYSPQRFLDEPDLMQRIVHREDLNKWVQFMQDDTVGDEESLDFRIGDINAKTKWLSLVRHSISSDKGEPLGLRLSMRDITNRKLVESKLQHSNFHDPLTGLPNRTLFLERLNRAAERCARSGEFFAVLFINMDRFQAVNDHYGHSVGDKLMVRIGVKLQQTVRPIDTVARFGSDEFGVLIEDMPRRSDVRPLIRLIFDSFREPVEVDGITFTLSASIGYDVGAGTEVDTEEVLHNAQVAMNEAKEEGKNRVTAYDKRMREGMINVLAVESELNRALVAGEFTAHYQPIVNLADGSLYGFEALARWNHPERGLVSPGEFIPVAEETGQIVTLGSQILEEACTAMQEWTRRYPAAENLTIAVNISAKQFAESSLAANVERVLKRTGLRPGRLKLEITETVVMLDAIKSVNQLKTLKNLGILLSIDDFGTGYSSMSYLQRFPTDQLKIDLSFVQRMESSPENIEIIRAIVNMAHSLRLRVVAEGIETERQRDLLYSLQCDYGQGYLYSRPLPREQAEDFVKDSK